The Microbacterium luteum genome includes a region encoding these proteins:
- a CDS encoding glucose-1-phosphate adenylyltransferase: MPRTPKVFGIILAGGEGKRLMPLTADRAKPAVPFGGQYRLIDFAISNLLNSGLRQIVVLTQYKSHSLDRHISQTWRMSALLGSYVTSVPAQQRLGKRWFSGSADAILQSLNLINDEKPDIVVVIGADHVYRMDFQQMLAAHIESGARATVAGIRQPIELANQFGVIDVEPDDPSRIREFLEKPHDPIGLADSPHEVLASMGNYIFDTDALIEAVEADGEIPTSNHDMGGDIVPYFVGRGEAGVYDMKRNDVPGSTDRDRYYWRDVGTIDSFFDAHRDLISTLPIFNLYNTEWPIHSQTVNSPPAKFVRDSVGRIGNAIDSIVSLGSVLSGTHIERSVVGPWTLAGGGSTITDAVLFDHVRVGQGARIHRAILDKNVVLADGATIGVDRDRDLARGFTVTDSGITIVGKGVHVEA, encoded by the coding sequence ATGCCACGGACGCCGAAGGTCTTCGGAATCATCCTCGCCGGCGGCGAGGGCAAGCGACTCATGCCGCTGACGGCGGACCGGGCCAAGCCCGCGGTCCCGTTCGGCGGTCAGTACCGACTCATCGACTTCGCGATCTCCAACCTGCTCAATTCCGGCCTGCGCCAGATCGTGGTGCTCACGCAGTACAAGTCGCACAGCCTGGACCGTCACATCTCGCAGACGTGGCGCATGTCGGCGCTCCTCGGCTCCTACGTCACGAGCGTTCCGGCGCAGCAGCGACTCGGCAAGCGGTGGTTCTCGGGGTCGGCCGATGCCATCCTCCAGAGCCTGAATCTCATCAACGACGAGAAGCCCGACATCGTCGTCGTCATCGGCGCCGACCACGTCTACCGCATGGACTTCCAGCAGATGCTGGCTGCGCACATCGAGTCGGGGGCGCGCGCGACCGTGGCGGGCATCCGTCAGCCGATCGAGCTCGCGAACCAGTTCGGCGTCATCGACGTCGAACCCGACGATCCGTCACGGATCCGGGAGTTCCTGGAGAAGCCCCACGATCCGATCGGCCTCGCCGATTCGCCCCACGAGGTGCTGGCGTCCATGGGGAACTACATCTTCGACACCGACGCCCTCATCGAGGCGGTCGAGGCCGACGGTGAGATCCCCACCTCGAATCACGACATGGGCGGCGACATCGTCCCCTACTTCGTCGGTCGCGGCGAAGCGGGCGTCTACGACATGAAGCGCAACGACGTGCCCGGTTCGACGGATCGCGACCGCTACTACTGGCGCGACGTCGGAACCATCGACTCCTTCTTCGACGCGCACCGCGACCTGATCTCGACGCTGCCGATCTTCAACCTCTACAACACCGAGTGGCCGATCCACTCGCAGACGGTCAACTCGCCGCCGGCGAAGTTCGTGCGCGACTCCGTCGGACGCATCGGCAACGCGATCGACTCGATCGTCTCGCTCGGCTCCGTTCTGTCGGGAACGCACATCGAGCGGAGTGTCGTTGGGCCATGGACGCTTGCGGGCGGAGGGTCCACGATCACGGACGCGGTGCTGTTCGATCACGTGCGCGTGGGACAGGGGGCGAGGATCCACCGGGCGATCCTCGACAAGAACGTCGTGCTCGCCGACGGGGCGACCATCGGCGTCGATCGCGATCGCGACCTGGCCCGCGGCTTCACCGTGACCGATTCCGGCATCACGATCGTCGGCAAGGGCGTGCACGTCGAGGCCTGA